In one Desulfomicrobium macestii genomic region, the following are encoded:
- a CDS encoding substrate-binding periplasmic protein, with translation MLKKTLMCLVFLLMCMPPQSGIAETLDIYYFEYPPYYHQLENGEASGIIVDLARKILASAQIEAKFFFVPAKRILHEIKSDHPAASLGWFKTPEREQFARFSLPIYVNRPAEVFLLRENEQKFRPYDSLEGLLQSGKFFFGRVQGLSEGPQLDGMLAKYEHRTVQVTTDTVRLLKMLESRRFDFMLIPPEEVDVLLQAAQTHRDKFMLRAMNDIPQGNLRYIIYSKAVDPDLIRRIDQAIVTEIGMLPAGQ, from the coding sequence ATGCTAAAGAAAACGCTGATGTGCCTCGTTTTCCTGCTCATGTGCATGCCGCCCCAAAGCGGCATCGCCGAGACCCTCGACATCTACTACTTCGAATATCCGCCCTATTACCACCAGCTTGAAAATGGCGAGGCGTCGGGAATCATTGTTGATCTTGCCCGTAAAATTCTGGCTTCGGCCCAGATTGAAGCCAAATTTTTCTTCGTTCCCGCCAAACGAATCCTGCACGAAATAAAAAGCGATCATCCGGCGGCCTCGCTGGGCTGGTTCAAAACCCCGGAACGCGAACAGTTCGCCCGCTTTTCCCTGCCCATTTATGTGAACCGGCCTGCGGAAGTGTTCCTGCTGCGGGAGAACGAACAAAAATTCCGCCCGTACGACAGCCTCGAAGGACTGCTGCAAAGCGGGAAATTCTTTTTCGGCAGGGTGCAGGGGCTATCGGAAGGCCCCCAACTCGACGGGATGCTGGCCAAATACGAACACAGGACGGTGCAGGTCACAACGGATACGGTGCGATTGCTCAAGATGCTTGAATCCAGACGCTTCGATTTCATGCTGATACCGCCCGAGGAAGTCGATGTCCTGCTGCAGGCGGCCCAGACGCACAGGGACAAATTCATGCTGCGCGCGATGAACGACATCCCGCAGGGCAATCTTCGTTACATCATATATTCCAAAGCCGTGGACCCGGACCTCATCCGCAGGATCGACCAGGCCATTGTCACCGAAATCGGCATGCTCCCGGCCGGACAATAG
- a CDS encoding TonB C-terminal domain-containing protein: MTRKPVLTACIAFSLFAHFLLIHMSGPSASLRDANQILVPADFDVAALSSVAPLGLGHTVEQAAGHDNEEKNNPDKRRQALRQYVACVREAIEQRKFQPRRQGLENLIGNARYVVTIAPDGSFNDIRLVRTSGEALLDRTAQLGILAASGVVKRPKIIGNAPLQLSVTVKYQHSL, translated from the coding sequence GTGACACGCAAACCAGTGCTGACCGCATGTATAGCGTTCTCTCTGTTCGCACACTTCCTGCTGATCCACATGAGCGGTCCTTCTGCCTCGCTCCGGGATGCAAATCAGATTCTTGTGCCTGCGGACTTCGACGTTGCCGCGCTCTCCAGCGTCGCTCCCCTGGGCCTGGGCCATACGGTTGAGCAGGCCGCGGGCCATGACAACGAAGAAAAAAACAACCCGGACAAACGCAGACAGGCTCTCCGCCAATACGTCGCCTGCGTGCGCGAGGCCATCGAACAACGCAAATTCCAACCACGCCGTCAGGGCCTGGAAAACCTGATCGGCAACGCGCGCTACGTCGTCACTATCGCTCCGGATGGTTCCTTTAACGACATACGCTTGGTCCGCACCTCGGGCGAGGCCCTGCTGGACCGCACGGCCCAACTCGGCATCCTCGCGGCCAGCGGGGTGGTAAAGCGCCCGAAAATCATCGGCAACGCCCCCCTTCAACTCTCCGTAACCGTCAAATACCAGCACTCGTTATAA
- a CDS encoding NAD(P)H-hydrate dehydratase produces MSWLIVGTVPDADYGLTWGSFVLRGREMLVGNRPLSVARGTPALMATAALAARTLGIETPQALIVGDTGTGEGSARLYARLVEGLGRCGYAGLTFHYLMPDVEWHNKILWGLEGLAHTPMLVADAGFMYAAKMSGFAAHYDLFTPDAGEMAFLADDTAPHPFYTRGFFLQEEERVPDLIKAAHDGKNSARHLLVKGRVDHVAAAGKILSEVRSPDVPAMEPIGGTGDTLTGLVTALLAAGKPVPEACRIAALANRLMGSLAAPDPSFGVADLLQFLPQALERALTLEGR; encoded by the coding sequence ATGTCGTGGTTGATTGTGGGCACTGTGCCTGACGCCGATTACGGGCTGACCTGGGGAAGCTTTGTCTTGCGCGGGAGGGAAATGCTGGTCGGGAACCGTCCGCTAAGCGTGGCGCGCGGCACGCCCGCGCTCATGGCCACGGCGGCATTGGCCGCGCGGACTCTCGGCATCGAGACCCCGCAAGCCCTCATCGTGGGGGACACCGGCACGGGCGAAGGCAGCGCCAGGCTCTACGCGCGGCTGGTGGAAGGTCTGGGCCGTTGCGGATACGCAGGGCTGACTTTTCATTATCTGATGCCCGATGTGGAGTGGCACAACAAGATCCTGTGGGGTCTTGAAGGTCTGGCCCACACGCCCATGCTGGTCGCCGATGCAGGGTTCATGTATGCGGCCAAGATGAGCGGTTTCGCGGCCCATTACGATCTTTTTACCCCCGATGCGGGGGAAATGGCCTTTTTGGCCGACGATACCGCGCCCCATCCCTTCTACACGAGGGGCTTTTTTCTGCAGGAAGAGGAGCGCGTGCCGGACCTGATCAAGGCCGCGCATGACGGGAAAAATTCGGCGCGTCATCTGCTGGTCAAGGGGCGTGTGGACCATGTGGCGGCAGCCGGAAAAATTCTTTCCGAGGTCAGGTCTCCCGATGTTCCAGCCATGGAGCCCATCGGAGGAACCGGCGACACCCTGACCGGCCTGGTCACGGCGCTTCTGGCGGCGGGCAAGCCCGTACCCGAAGCCTGCCGGATCGCGGCGCTGGCGAATCGGCTCATGGGCAGTTTGGCCGCCCCCGATCCATCGTTCGGCGTGGCCGATCTGCTCCAGTTTTTGCCACAGGCGCTTGAGCGGGCGCTGACCCTGGAGGGTCGCTGA
- the yedE gene encoding YedE family putative selenium transporter: MAREVKNVFATSLGILAVGAIIGVVAGFLQKFGNPANMGICVACFGRDIAGALGLHRAAVVQYMRPEIIGFVLGSFAAALAFKEFKPSGGSAPITRFVLGMIAMIGALVFLGCPWRVILRLAGGDGNALFGLLGLVTGVWIGTLFFKSGFNLGRTQVQSMSTGLLLPLMMLGLLALRLIFPPVAGEAQSGVLWYSLKGPGAAYAPLFLSLGAGLGIGFLAQRSRFCTMGAIRDVLLFNQWYLMTGFLALLVAALVTNVLLGQFNPGFEGQPVAHTMWFWNFAGMLMAGLAFALAGGCPGRQLFMSGEGNSDAGIFVLGSIVGAGIAHNFGLASSPSGIGPHGMAAVVIGMVVLVFIGVTNRK, translated from the coding sequence ATGGCAAGGGAAGTGAAAAATGTTTTTGCCACGAGTTTGGGGATTCTCGCCGTGGGCGCGATTATCGGGGTCGTGGCGGGATTTCTGCAAAAATTTGGCAATCCGGCGAATATGGGCATCTGTGTGGCCTGCTTCGGGCGTGACATCGCGGGGGCTCTCGGCCTGCACCGGGCCGCCGTGGTCCAGTACATGAGGCCCGAGATCATCGGCTTTGTGCTGGGCTCGTTCGCGGCGGCGCTGGCTTTCAAGGAGTTCAAGCCCAGCGGCGGATCCGCGCCGATCACGCGTTTTGTGCTGGGCATGATCGCCATGATCGGCGCCCTGGTCTTTCTGGGCTGTCCGTGGCGCGTCATTCTGCGTCTGGCCGGTGGTGACGGAAATGCGTTGTTCGGTCTGCTCGGTCTGGTCACCGGAGTCTGGATCGGAACGCTGTTTTTCAAAAGCGGATTCAATCTTGGGCGCACTCAGGTCCAATCCATGTCCACCGGGCTGCTCCTGCCTCTCATGATGCTCGGTTTGCTGGCCCTTCGCCTGATTTTTCCGCCTGTGGCGGGAGAAGCCCAGAGCGGGGTGCTCTGGTATTCGCTCAAAGGGCCCGGCGCTGCCTACGCGCCGTTGTTTCTTTCCCTGGGCGCGGGTCTGGGGATCGGCTTCCTGGCTCAGCGCAGCAGATTTTGCACCATGGGCGCCATTCGAGACGTGCTCCTTTTCAATCAATGGTATCTGATGACTGGTTTCCTGGCCCTCCTGGTCGCGGCCCTGGTGACCAACGTTCTGCTTGGTCAGTTCAATCCGGGGTTTGAAGGCCAGCCCGTGGCTCACACCATGTGGTTCTGGAACTTCGCCGGGATGCTCATGGCCGGTCTGGCTTTTGCCCTGGCCGGAGGTTGTCCCGGCCGCCAACTGTTCATGTCCGGAGAAGGGAACAGCGATGCCGGGATTTTTGTGCTTGGGTCCATTGTGGGCGCGGGCATTGCCCATAATTTCGGTCTGGCCAGCTCTCCTTCGGGCATTGGCCCGCACGGCATGGCAGCCGTGGTCATCGGTATGGTGGTGCTCGTTTTCATTGGCGTGACAAACCGCAAATAA
- a CDS encoding DUF3343 domain-containing protein, producing MLLYPSTGEVIRAESALREAGVEAVVKGPPPDLRQGCDMVIEFCLMEEMRVREVLAERNLPPLRVAVVQDHLLEPVSLYHVKALGDFVMVRAANMKITVDRRNRRIVNVSGGGCPDVPFLAEMLVGKTLDEAPEPRTLGRTLCGYALQLAFEEVCRQCRG from the coding sequence ATGCTCCTGTATCCGAGCACCGGCGAAGTCATTCGGGCCGAGTCGGCGCTGCGCGAGGCCGGGGTGGAGGCGGTGGTCAAAGGACCGCCGCCGGATCTGCGCCAGGGCTGCGACATGGTCATTGAATTTTGCCTGATGGAGGAAATGCGGGTGCGGGAGGTGCTGGCCGAGCGCAACCTCCCGCCGCTGCGTGTGGCCGTGGTGCAGGATCATCTTCTTGAGCCGGTCTCTCTTTATCATGTCAAGGCGCTTGGCGATTTCGTGATGGTCCGGGCGGCCAACATGAAGATAACCGTGGATCGCCGAAACCGCCGCATAGTCAATGTTTCCGGAGGGGGTTGCCCGGATGTGCCCTTTCTGGCGGAGATGCTCGTCGGCAAAACCCTGGACGAGGCTCCGGAGCCGCGCACCCTGGGGCGCACGCTTTGTGGCTATGCACTGCAACTGGCGTTCGAGGAGGTGTGCCGGCAATGTCGTGGTTGA
- a CDS encoding sulfurtransferase TusA family protein: MNQTVDARGLSCPQPVLMAVQTMRKAGSGAFEVLVDNEASRENVARAAQSQGWDVTVHEMENGEFKLALVKQ; the protein is encoded by the coding sequence ATGAACCAGACAGTGGATGCCAGGGGGCTGTCCTGCCCCCAACCGGTGCTTATGGCCGTGCAGACCATGCGCAAGGCGGGTTCCGGTGCGTTTGAGGTGTTGGTGGACAACGAGGCGAGCCGGGAGAATGTGGCCCGGGCGGCCCAGAGCCAGGGTTGGGATGTGACCGTTCACGAGATGGAGAATGGCGAATTCAAGCTGGCCCTGGTCAAGCAATGA